The Providencia rettgeri genome includes a window with the following:
- the hbpA gene encoding Hemin-binding lipoprotein: MRLCRWIASFWLLCFISLPTLAVNHPNVLLLGQVAEPQSLDPQVATAANDSRILVNLYEGLVRNADGTLTLEPALAQSWSISDDGLTYTFHLRENIKFHDGSPFNADAVKFTFERMLDNQHPYYHTGPFPLSFFFSAIDKITTPNDKTVVFILKEPFAPFLSNLATPAGLIVSPAAVKQYDKDFSRHPSGTGPFKFDEWTANQRVVVSANEDYWDGKPSLQHVVFRPITDANTRVAEMLSGGIDAMVEVPADNVPLFVNDNRFHVYEAVGPHVWYAMLNASQPPFDDVRVRQAVNYAVNKENIVKYILQDSAGVAQGPIPSAFDWAFDEETNAYPYDPEKARQLIAEAGAQGQKIIFYVTEGGSGMLDPIPMATAIQADLKAVGLAVEIQTFEWNTYLSKVNAGLKQAHMAEMAWMTNDPDTLPFLTLHSASWPDKGGFNSGYYSNKQLDELLDKARVTNNLEERAQLYRQVQKIVHQDAPWLFVANWKQNAVANEHVNHFKLQPNFNLLLKDVRKD, from the coding sequence ATGCGTTTATGTAGGTGGATAGCCAGTTTTTGGCTTTTATGCTTTATTTCGCTACCGACATTGGCGGTGAACCACCCGAATGTTTTGTTATTAGGGCAAGTTGCAGAGCCGCAGTCATTAGACCCGCAAGTTGCAACCGCTGCGAATGATTCCCGAATTTTGGTTAACTTGTACGAAGGGTTAGTTCGTAATGCTGATGGCACATTAACGCTTGAACCTGCTTTAGCCCAATCATGGTCTATTAGTGATGATGGCCTCACATACACTTTCCACTTGCGTGAGAATATAAAGTTCCATGATGGCAGCCCCTTCAACGCGGATGCAGTCAAATTCACGTTTGAACGAATGTTGGATAACCAGCACCCGTATTACCATACTGGGCCATTCCCATTATCGTTTTTTTTCTCTGCGATAGACAAGATTACAACCCCGAATGACAAGACTGTGGTTTTTATCTTAAAAGAACCGTTTGCCCCGTTTTTATCAAACTTAGCCACACCCGCAGGGCTGATTGTTTCACCCGCAGCAGTAAAGCAATATGACAAAGACTTTAGTCGCCATCCCAGCGGAACAGGCCCCTTTAAATTTGATGAATGGACGGCAAACCAAAGGGTTGTCGTATCCGCTAATGAAGACTATTGGGATGGTAAACCCAGCTTACAACATGTTGTTTTTCGGCCTATTACTGACGCCAATACCCGGGTAGCCGAAATGTTATCAGGGGGGATTGATGCCATGGTTGAAGTCCCTGCTGATAATGTCCCGTTATTTGTTAATGACAACCGCTTCCATGTTTATGAAGCTGTAGGACCTCATGTTTGGTATGCCATGCTTAATGCGTCTCAGCCACCGTTTGATGATGTGCGTGTAAGGCAAGCAGTTAACTACGCGGTAAATAAAGAAAATATTGTGAAATATATTCTTCAGGACTCCGCAGGCGTTGCACAAGGACCAATTCCATCAGCTTTCGATTGGGCATTTGATGAAGAAACCAACGCTTACCCTTATGACCCTGAAAAAGCTCGCCAATTGATAGCAGAAGCGGGGGCACAAGGGCAAAAAATTATTTTTTATGTCACCGAAGGGGGCTCAGGAATGTTAGACCCGATTCCTATGGCTACTGCTATTCAAGCTGACCTAAAAGCGGTTGGTTTAGCTGTCGAAATTCAAACCTTTGAGTGGAATACCTACTTATCCAAGGTCAATGCAGGCCTCAAACAAGCGCATATGGCCGAAATGGCGTGGATGACGAATGACCCAGATACCTTACCTTTTTTAACCTTGCATAGCGCTTCTTGGCCGGATAAAGGCGGATTTAACTCCGGTTATTACAGTAACAAGCAACTGGATGAATTGTTAGATAAAGCGCGGGTCACAAATAACCTTGAGGAGCGCGCTCAGTTATATCGACAAGTTCAAAAAATTGTTCATCAAGATGCACCTTGGTTGTTTGTGGCGAACTGGAAGCAAAATGCGGTCGCTAATGAGCATGTTAATCATTTCAAATTGCAGCCTAATTTTAACTTATTACTTAAAGACGTACGTAAAGATTGA
- the gsiA_11 gene encoding Glutathione import ATP-binding protein GsiA, translating to MSQSVTPVIQHRHRQSVGSLLLANRLATLGLFTLSIIMLLAFLAPWLPLANPDETDLVNRLLPAFSSGHLLGTDHLGRDILSRLLWGTRVSLLVGISATLIAAIFGTLIGLVAGYVGHRTDTLLMRCIDMLMAFPYILLALAIVAVLGPGLLNALYAIALVNIPFFARNIRGLTVGLRDRDFIQAARLSGKNHLQVLLTEVLPNVLPIIVVTMSTTIGWMILETAGLSFLGLGTQPPNADLGSMLGQGRAQMFVAPHVALVPGIMIFLIVISFNLLGDGVRDILDPRLKSGALQRSQPMTQTDRVNIPAKTGGEQAVLEVKDLSVAFRQGNQLRPTVKGISFTVGAGECLGLIGESGSGKSVTALSVMGLLASPPALITAGGIYVEHEEMLSLPLSVMQRRRGAKVSYIFQDPLTTLHPQFTIGVQLREAITAHQSLSLYEAKNKAIELLDSVGIPDAQERFDAYPHELSGGQRQRVGIAMALANDPVLIIADEPTTALDVTVQARILELLDQLRRDRGVALLFITHDFAVINQICDRVAVMQQGEIVETGDTQTVLRQPQHPYTQRLIASVPKLGEGRGFLKQVQQLYGHQPDSNDLTSAQEV from the coding sequence ATGAGCCAATCTGTGACCCCTGTTATTCAGCATCGTCATCGACAATCGGTCGGCTCGTTACTGCTAGCGAACCGCCTAGCAACTTTGGGGCTATTTACTTTATCTATCATTATGCTCTTGGCATTCTTAGCGCCTTGGCTCCCCCTTGCTAATCCTGATGAAACTGATTTAGTTAATCGGCTACTTCCCGCTTTTTCGTCTGGTCATTTATTAGGTACTGACCATTTAGGGCGAGATATTTTATCTCGATTACTGTGGGGAACGCGAGTGTCTCTATTGGTCGGTATTTCAGCAACACTAATCGCTGCAATATTCGGCACCCTGATTGGTTTAGTGGCTGGGTATGTCGGCCATCGCACCGATACATTATTGATGCGTTGTATTGATATGCTAATGGCATTTCCATACATTCTATTGGCATTAGCCATTGTCGCGGTACTTGGGCCAGGGTTACTCAATGCGTTATATGCGATCGCATTAGTGAATATTCCCTTTTTTGCTAGGAATATTCGTGGATTAACAGTGGGTTTACGCGATAGGGATTTTATTCAAGCAGCTAGGTTGTCAGGTAAAAACCATTTACAAGTCCTATTAACGGAAGTGTTACCGAATGTCTTGCCAATCATTGTGGTTACTATGTCAACGACCATCGGTTGGATGATTTTAGAGACGGCAGGTTTGTCATTTTTAGGGTTAGGTACTCAGCCACCTAATGCAGACTTAGGTTCAATGCTAGGGCAAGGGCGCGCACAGATGTTTGTCGCTCCTCATGTGGCATTGGTACCCGGTATTATGATCTTTCTTATTGTGATTAGTTTTAACCTGCTAGGGGATGGCGTGCGTGACATTCTTGATCCCCGGTTAAAATCGGGAGCCTTACAGCGATCACAACCAATGACACAAACCGACAGAGTTAATATTCCTGCGAAAACGGGAGGTGAACAAGCGGTATTAGAAGTCAAAGATTTATCGGTTGCTTTTCGCCAAGGAAATCAATTACGTCCGACTGTAAAAGGGATCAGTTTTACCGTTGGGGCGGGGGAGTGTCTAGGGTTAATTGGGGAGAGCGGCTCGGGTAAGAGTGTCACCGCTTTATCTGTGATGGGGCTGCTCGCATCGCCTCCTGCATTGATTACGGCGGGGGGGATTTATGTGGAACACGAAGAAATGCTGTCGTTGCCGCTATCTGTTATGCAGCGCCGTCGCGGTGCAAAGGTGTCATATATTTTCCAAGACCCACTGACGACACTCCATCCCCAGTTTACCATTGGTGTGCAATTGCGTGAGGCCATCACCGCTCACCAATCTTTGTCACTCTATGAGGCGAAAAATAAAGCCATTGAATTGTTGGATAGCGTCGGGATCCCAGATGCGCAAGAACGTTTTGATGCCTATCCCCATGAGCTTTCGGGAGGACAGCGCCAGCGGGTAGGGATCGCAATGGCTCTGGCTAATGACCCCGTGTTGATTATTGCTGATGAGCCGACCACCGCATTAGATGTCACAGTACAAGCGCGAATTCTAGAATTACTTGACCAGCTACGCCGTGATCGCGGTGTTGCGCTCTTATTTATTACCCATGATTTTGCGGTCATTAACCAAATTTGCGACCGTGTTGCGGTGATGCAGCAAGGTGAGATAGTCGAAACCGGTGATACGCAAACGGTATTACGGCAGCCTCAGCATCCTTATACACAACGTCTGATCGCCAGTGTACCTAAGTTAGGGGAAGGACGTGGGTTTTTAAAACAAGTCCAACAACTCTATGGTCATCAGCCCGATAGTAATGATTTGACATCGGCACAGGAGGTTTAA
- the gsiA_10 gene encoding Glutathione import ATP-binding protein GsiA translates to MKKVIEVNQLVKTFGQPRSLFHPRGRQVHALKNISLSLYEGETLSVVGESGSGKSTLARILVGLDRETSGDITVLGQTRAEWQQQGSRAFGQAIQYVFQDPVASLNPRKTIGETLSVPLKYLKHMNSSQRAARLAELLEAVNMPIDALACYPHEFSGGQAQRLAIARALAADARILVLDEPVSALDVSVQAQVLLLLEQLKQQFSLSYLFISHDLAVVESIADRVAVLYLGDLLECRDTRSLFAAPEHEYTRNLLASAPRIRVDSVA, encoded by the coding sequence ATGAAAAAAGTGATTGAGGTTAATCAGTTAGTGAAAACCTTCGGGCAGCCAAGAAGCCTATTTCACCCTCGAGGGCGCCAAGTTCATGCATTAAAAAATATTTCTTTATCACTTTATGAAGGTGAAACTCTGTCGGTGGTTGGGGAGAGTGGCTCAGGGAAAAGCACTTTAGCGCGTATTTTAGTTGGCTTGGACCGCGAGACCTCAGGAGATATTACTGTCTTAGGACAAACTCGTGCAGAGTGGCAGCAGCAAGGTTCACGAGCTTTTGGGCAAGCCATTCAGTATGTTTTTCAAGACCCTGTCGCATCTTTGAACCCGCGAAAAACCATTGGAGAAACTTTGTCTGTTCCGTTGAAATATTTAAAACACATGAACTCATCACAAAGAGCGGCTCGGCTGGCGGAATTACTTGAGGCCGTCAATATGCCAATCGATGCTTTAGCTTGTTATCCTCATGAATTTTCGGGAGGGCAAGCACAGCGGTTAGCCATTGCGAGAGCCTTAGCCGCAGATGCACGGATATTAGTACTGGATGAGCCTGTTAGTGCGTTGGATGTTTCGGTACAAGCGCAAGTTTTGTTGTTACTAGAACAACTTAAACAACAGTTTTCGTTATCCTATTTATTTATTAGTCACGATTTAGCGGTAGTGGAATCAATAGCAGATCGAGTCGCCGTACTCTATTTAGGGGATTTGCTAGAATGTCGAGATACCCGCAGCTTATTTGCCGCACCGGAGCATGAATATACGCGAAATTTATTGGCTAGTGCCCCTCGTATTCGTGTTGATTCAGTCGCTTAG
- a CDS encoding RutC family protein HI_0719: MRYKTLLLSLPLILGVASANAADDVKRVPVKGFPISESVEINAGNLIFLSGKVPSKISADAKEGVLESYGNTEAQTINVLKQIQANLEGMGLTMNDVVKMQVFLVGGEETQGTMDFAGFMAGYNKFYESEKITNLPARSTFQVAKLANPAWRVEIEVTAVRPAAKK; this comes from the coding sequence ATGCGCTATAAAACTTTATTGCTTTCTCTGCCTTTGATTTTAGGTGTAGCAAGTGCGAATGCAGCCGATGATGTTAAACGCGTTCCAGTGAAAGGATTCCCTATCTCTGAATCAGTAGAAATCAACGCGGGCAACCTCATTTTCCTAAGCGGAAAAGTTCCTTCTAAAATCTCTGCTGACGCAAAAGAAGGCGTTTTAGAGTCTTATGGTAATACCGAAGCACAAACAATCAACGTATTAAAACAAATCCAAGCTAACCTCGAAGGTATGGGCTTGACGATGAATGACGTTGTTAAAATGCAAGTATTCTTAGTTGGTGGTGAAGAAACTCAAGGTACTATGGACTTCGCTGGCTTTATGGCTGGTTACAACAAGTTCTATGAGTCTGAGAAAATTACTAATCTGCCAGCTCGTTCTACCTTCCAAGTCGCTAAACTGGCTAACCCAGCTTGGAGAGTAGAAATCGAAGTGACAGCGGTACGCCCTGCTGCAAAAAAATAA
- a CDS encoding Family of uncharacterised function (DUF1028), which translates to MTFSIVARCPLTGKIGAATATGGPAVGALVLHGKSQTGAIATQAMTNPIAGLTGIEYLQQGHNANNSLDYLVTQDIERKQRQLIILDNHGGTADWTGQNCLPWCGSLSEPNLAIAGNMLVGEQVLNAIYQSYHNNSHQALADRLLIAMQAGADKGGDYRGIRSAALKVWNNRQYPDIDIRSDWSEAPLSALSIILQQVRSEDYADFFAQIPTGNEYITRN; encoded by the coding sequence ATGACATTTTCAATTGTGGCGCGCTGCCCATTGACAGGAAAAATAGGTGCAGCGACGGCAACAGGTGGTCCTGCGGTTGGAGCATTAGTCTTACACGGTAAAAGCCAAACGGGAGCCATCGCCACTCAAGCAATGACAAACCCAATTGCAGGCTTAACCGGTATTGAATATTTGCAGCAAGGCCATAATGCAAATAACAGCTTAGACTACCTTGTAACGCAAGATATTGAGCGGAAGCAACGACAGCTGATTATTCTTGATAATCATGGAGGTACAGCTGATTGGACCGGCCAAAATTGTTTACCTTGGTGTGGAAGTTTATCGGAGCCTAACTTAGCCATTGCTGGAAATATGTTAGTTGGAGAGCAAGTCCTGAATGCCATTTATCAGAGCTACCATAACAACTCACATCAAGCTCTGGCTGATCGATTACTCATCGCCATGCAAGCAGGTGCAGATAAAGGTGGTGATTACAGAGGGATCCGTTCCGCTGCATTAAAAGTATGGAATAACCGACAATATCCAGATATTGATATTCGCAGTGACTGGTCAGAAGCACCGCTATCAGCGCTTTCCATCATTCTTCAACAGGTTCGTTCCGAAGATTATGCTGATTTTTTTGCACAAATTCCTACAGGAAATGAATATATCACTCGTAATTGA
- the soxB_2 gene encoding Sarcosine oxidase subunit beta translates to MKISRRKLLLGVGAAGVLAGGAAVVPMINREGRFESTKSRVPAVAGTEGKLPESADAVIIGAGLQGIMTAINLAEKGLNVVICEKGVVGGEQSGRAYSQIISYKTSPAIFPLHHYGKIQWLGMNEKIGADTSYRVQGRVEVPSSEEDLEISRAWIKSASENPGFDTPLRTRMIEGTELANRLVDAQTPWKIGGFEEDSGSLDPEVVTPTMANYAKSIGIRIYTNCAVRGIETAGGKISDVVTEKGAIKTSRVVLTGGIWSRLFMGNLGIDVPTLNVYLSQQRITGVPGAPKGNVHLPNGIHFREQADGTYAVAPRIFTSSIVKDSFLLGPRFLHVLGGGELPLEFSLGKDLFNSFMMATSWNLDEKTPFEEFRTATNTPNNEHLDGVLERLRKEFPVFKESKVVERWGGTVAPTDDEIPIISTIEQYPGLVINTATGWGMTESPASGRLTAELLMGETPFIDPTPYKLSRFS, encoded by the coding sequence ATGAAAATCTCGAGAAGAAAGCTATTATTAGGGGTTGGTGCTGCTGGTGTTTTAGCAGGGGGTGCTGCGGTTGTTCCTATGATCAATCGTGAAGGTCGTTTTGAATCGACTAAATCACGTGTACCAGCTGTTGCTGGCACAGAAGGCAAATTACCAGAGTCTGCAGATGCAGTCATCATCGGTGCCGGCCTTCAAGGGATCATGACTGCAATTAACCTTGCTGAAAAAGGTCTTAATGTTGTTATCTGTGAAAAAGGTGTTGTCGGTGGTGAGCAATCAGGCCGTGCATATAGCCAAATTATCAGTTATAAGACTTCCCCAGCTATTTTCCCTTTACACCATTACGGAAAAATTCAATGGCTTGGCATGAACGAAAAAATCGGTGCTGATACCAGCTACCGTGTTCAAGGCCGTGTTGAAGTACCTTCTAGCGAAGAAGATTTAGAAATTTCAAGAGCGTGGATTAAATCTGCATCTGAAAATCCAGGTTTCGATACACCTTTACGTACCCGTATGATTGAAGGAACTGAACTGGCGAATCGTCTGGTTGATGCACAAACTCCATGGAAAATCGGTGGATTTGAAGAAGACTCAGGTAGCCTTGATCCTGAAGTTGTCACACCAACCATGGCAAACTACGCAAAATCAATCGGTATTCGCATCTACACCAATTGCGCAGTACGTGGTATTGAAACGGCGGGCGGCAAAATTTCTGATGTTGTCACAGAAAAAGGTGCAATCAAAACTTCTCGTGTTGTTCTGACGGGCGGTATTTGGTCGCGTCTGTTCATGGGTAACTTAGGCATTGATGTTCCAACACTGAACGTTTACCTATCACAACAGCGTATTACTGGCGTACCAGGCGCACCAAAAGGTAACGTCCACTTACCTAACGGTATTCACTTCCGTGAACAAGCTGATGGTACCTACGCCGTTGCGCCACGTATCTTTACTAGCTCTATCGTAAAAGACAGCTTCCTGTTAGGACCAAGATTCCTACACGTATTAGGCGGCGGGGAATTACCATTAGAGTTCTCTCTTGGTAAAGATTTATTCAACTCCTTCATGATGGCAACGTCTTGGAACTTAGACGAGAAAACACCTTTTGAAGAGTTCCGTACCGCAACTAATACACCAAACAACGAACACTTAGATGGCGTTCTGGAAAGACTGAGAAAAGAATTCCCAGTATTTAAAGAGTCTAAAGTGGTTGAACGTTGGGGTGGTACCGTTGCACCAACGGATGATGAAATTCCAATTATTTCAACAATCGAGCAGTATCCAGGACTAGTCATCAACACCGCCACAGGCTGGGGTATGACGGAAAGCCCTGCATCTGGTCGATTAACGGCAGAATTGTTAATGGGCGAAACACCATTTATCGATCCTACGCCGTATAAACTTTCCCGTTTTAGCTAA
- the cmpR gene encoding HTH-type transcriptional activator CmpR produces the protein MTHNTVSRMNLDHLKTFHYVAKSGSFTQAAHILFLSQPAVSQQIQGLENSLRVALFDRSRKKITLTSEGKVLYNYTKRLFSLFDEIEHVFQDLNLLQTGTLTIAATAVMGSYYLPDILKQFNTRYPLVHIKIKIGNSQQVMNWVAEQEAEIGLAGRVPIVPNVNQVFLHREPYIAVVGPNSPLLQLQRPLTIEEFTNASLVMREKGTRTRAKIEDWLKAHIALHDSPPPIITVTNLEATKRLVASGFGITALPYLSVIDDISVGKLIQLQINAFDVDADYYLTYQTNRSLSAAAFQFIMLLREISDEISLNSDIAQLIHTENI, from the coding sequence ATGACTCACAATACTGTCAGTCGAATGAATTTAGACCATCTTAAAACTTTTCATTACGTGGCTAAAAGTGGCAGCTTTACTCAAGCAGCACATATCTTATTTTTGAGCCAACCGGCTGTTAGCCAACAAATCCAAGGTTTAGAAAATTCTCTACGGGTTGCTTTATTTGACCGTTCCCGAAAAAAAATCACCTTAACCAGTGAAGGAAAAGTACTCTATAACTATACTAAAAGGTTATTTTCATTATTTGATGAGATAGAGCATGTCTTTCAAGATTTAAATTTATTACAAACTGGTACGCTAACAATTGCAGCAACTGCTGTTATGGGCAGTTATTATTTGCCAGATATCCTAAAACAATTTAATACTCGCTATCCGCTGGTTCATATAAAAATAAAAATCGGCAATTCCCAGCAAGTGATGAATTGGGTAGCAGAACAAGAGGCCGAAATTGGTTTAGCAGGCCGAGTCCCTATTGTGCCGAATGTAAACCAAGTATTCTTACACCGGGAGCCCTATATCGCCGTTGTCGGTCCCAATTCTCCACTTCTACAACTTCAGCGTCCATTAACAATAGAAGAGTTCACAAACGCTTCTCTCGTTATGAGGGAAAAGGGAACACGCACTCGTGCTAAAATTGAAGATTGGCTAAAAGCACATATTGCACTCCATGATTCCCCTCCCCCTATTATTACTGTCACTAACTTAGAGGCGACAAAAAGATTAGTCGCAAGTGGTTTTGGGATTACCGCGTTGCCTTATTTAAGTGTTATCGATGATATTAGTGTTGGAAAATTAATCCAGCTACAAATTAATGCCTTTGATGTTGATGCAGATTATTATTTAACTTATCAAACTAATCGTTCACTTTCCGCAGCTGCTTTTCAATTTATTATGCTATTACGCGAAATATCTGACGAAATATCATTAAATAGTGATATAGCGCAACTTATTCATACCGAAAATATCTAA
- the sdcS_3 gene encoding Na(+)/dicarboxylate symporter, which translates to MSANSKPSFDPLDMRNYSLEKFRDIKAGALMQNLKLIGVPLAILSFLFFELQWCGTIDVFEAQTKVPAAHCYSAMGIFVASLILWLTEAIPNYLTSLIVVVVVIITGVMKMRPAFAMLGEPVMILNIASFILASALVTTGLAKRISLMLVLKTKNHLTMLFLCFVALNLIFGAFISATSAKTALLLPLFMVISAIYGATGGAQRNNVGRNMVLLNLLANNVSASAFLTGSAANLLAAAMLEKAGALVTYQDWFIALFPLAVIQCLVAWWTGTRFIFRITDEEKTPKLEGGMDRLRSEYNALGKVKISEIKAGVVFILVLLLWSTGKWTGLRAEVVALAGACIVLMPSFSRLPAMGVMKWNDADIPWHMLMFSFGAYVLGGMMDQTDIVGLYVHKAFDHWNIDPQGTGKLLVFAVLSAVFALTTLISESKTARTIILFPIIIAIAQRYNWDLVGFCLPMAFMINQVYVLYFNSKPANISYLTDQYSTGDSFKYGMIQLILIWILLILWTHYIMPLMGFNSYLW; encoded by the coding sequence ATGTCAGCAAATAGTAAGCCAAGCTTTGACCCACTTGATATGCGTAATTATTCATTAGAAAAATTCCGTGATATCAAAGCTGGCGCACTAATGCAAAATCTCAAACTCATTGGTGTACCTTTAGCTATTCTCTCATTTCTATTTTTCGAATTACAATGGTGTGGGACAATCGATGTATTTGAAGCACAAACAAAAGTTCCGGCAGCTCATTGCTATAGTGCAATGGGGATTTTTGTTGCTTCACTGATTTTATGGCTCACTGAAGCTATTCCAAATTATCTCACGTCATTAATTGTCGTTGTTGTCGTTATCATTACTGGTGTGATGAAAATGCGCCCTGCCTTCGCGATGCTGGGTGAACCCGTCATGATTCTAAATATTGCCAGCTTTATCCTAGCGAGCGCATTAGTTACGACAGGTTTGGCAAAACGTATTTCACTCATGCTAGTACTCAAAACTAAAAATCATTTAACCATGTTATTCCTATGCTTTGTGGCATTAAACTTGATTTTTGGTGCATTTATTAGTGCAACCTCGGCAAAAACGGCACTACTGCTGCCATTATTTATGGTGATTTCGGCTATCTACGGTGCCACTGGTGGTGCTCAGCGTAACAATGTTGGCCGTAATATGGTGCTCCTTAACTTACTGGCGAATAATGTCTCCGCTAGCGCATTCTTAACAGGTTCTGCGGCCAATTTATTAGCGGCAGCAATGCTAGAAAAAGCAGGTGCATTAGTCACTTATCAAGATTGGTTTATTGCACTATTCCCATTGGCTGTCATTCAATGTTTAGTCGCATGGTGGACTGGGACTCGGTTTATTTTTAGGATTACAGATGAAGAAAAAACACCGAAACTCGAAGGTGGCATGGACCGCTTACGCTCGGAATATAATGCATTAGGTAAAGTCAAAATCAGTGAAATTAAAGCAGGGGTCGTATTTATTCTTGTTTTACTATTATGGTCCACGGGTAAATGGACAGGCTTACGAGCTGAAGTTGTCGCATTAGCAGGTGCTTGTATTGTCCTGATGCCCTCTTTTTCACGACTGCCAGCAATGGGTGTCATGAAATGGAATGATGCTGATATTCCATGGCACATGTTAATGTTTAGTTTTGGTGCTTACGTATTAGGTGGTATGATGGACCAGACGGATATTGTCGGCCTTTATGTCCACAAAGCCTTTGACCATTGGAACATAGACCCTCAAGGTACTGGAAAACTGCTTGTTTTCGCTGTATTAAGCGCAGTATTTGCACTCACCACATTGATTAGTGAAAGTAAAACAGCACGTACAATTATTTTATTCCCTATTATTATTGCCATTGCTCAACGATATAACTGGGATTTAGTTGGCTTCTGTTTACCAATGGCGTTTATGATTAATCAGGTTTATGTTCTCTATTTTAACTCTAAGCCTGCTAATATCAGTTATTTGACTGACCAATATTCAACCGGTGACTCATTTAAATATGGTATGATTCAACTCATTCTTATCTGGATACTACTAATACTATGGACACATTACATTATGCCACTCATGGGATTTAATAGTTATCTTTGGTAA
- the gsiC_2 gene encoding Glutathione transport system permease protein gsiC, translating into MWLYCLKRILATIPILIGLTLIVFFIMAMIPGEPAQALLGPWATPENVARVKTELGLDKPLYQQYFIWMNNLISGDFGRSFVLNRPVVDEVLERFSATLILGGSALLLSSILGLLAGVLSAIRQFSWSDRFITLAVLLGISMPSFWIGLLMIMLFSVQLQWFPASGMYDIWQGGGLSDLLHHLVLPAVTLSLVATGVIARLTRTAMLEVLRLDFIRTARAKGLSERKVIFRHAFRMALVSVIPVIGIQAGFVFGGAVYIETVFQWPGLGAMLVKAVATRDLFLVQGGVLIAAASYVFINLLADVAQAILDPRLKS; encoded by the coding sequence ATGTGGTTATACTGTTTGAAACGCATTTTAGCGACCATACCCATACTGATTGGTTTGACGTTAATTGTCTTTTTTATCATGGCAATGATCCCTGGAGAACCAGCTCAAGCACTGCTTGGCCCTTGGGCGACTCCTGAAAATGTGGCTAGAGTAAAAACAGAGCTTGGGTTGGATAAGCCGTTATATCAGCAATATTTTATTTGGATGAATAATTTGATTTCGGGAGATTTTGGCCGCTCATTTGTCCTTAACCGACCTGTTGTTGATGAGGTTTTAGAGCGATTTTCTGCCACATTAATTTTGGGCGGAAGTGCGCTGTTACTCAGCTCAATTTTAGGGCTATTGGCCGGGGTTCTTTCTGCCATTCGTCAATTTAGTTGGAGTGACCGATTTATTACACTCGCCGTTTTATTGGGTATCTCAATGCCATCTTTTTGGATTGGTTTATTGATGATTATGCTTTTTTCTGTTCAATTACAATGGTTTCCGGCATCTGGAATGTACGATATTTGGCAAGGCGGTGGCCTGAGCGATTTATTGCATCACCTTGTTTTACCTGCTGTGACGCTTTCATTGGTTGCGACAGGGGTGATAGCGCGTTTGACGCGTACAGCAATGTTAGAAGTACTGCGACTTGATTTTATTCGCACCGCAAGGGCAAAAGGCTTAAGTGAGCGCAAAGTGATTTTCCGCCATGCATTTCGTATGGCATTGGTTTCCGTCATTCCCGTCATTGGTATCCAAGCAGGCTTTGTTTTTGGTGGGGCGGTATATATTGAAACCGTTTTTCAGTGGCCGGGACTCGGCGCCATGCTAGTGAAGGCAGTGGCAACCCGTGACTTATTTTTAGTCCAAGGGGGCGTATTGATTGCAGCCGCGTCCTATGTCTTTATCAATTTACTTGCGGATGTTGCGCAAGCCATATTAGACCCGAGGTTGAAATCATGA